The following are from one region of the Sorghum bicolor cultivar BTx623 chromosome 2, Sorghum_bicolor_NCBIv3, whole genome shotgun sequence genome:
- the LOC8064654 gene encoding uncharacterized protein LOC8064654 isoform X1 has protein sequence MAECQIQDWKHQHPSAPDSVSRHEASIPRTRQRNIFGLLAQRELSPRTKNQAKNLWTKPPRRDACPVELKFWGTDARHDLLSWAESEFLRWWIPKYCPLLPSSKATIAAAFSPDGRVLASTHGDHTVKIIDCQTGKCLNVLFGHQRTPWVVRFHPQRSDILASGSLDCEVRLWDAKTSRCTAVLAFYRPIASIAFHATGELLAVASGHKLFIWDCNNRRETLEPPIILKTRRSLRAVQFHPHGAPYLLTAEVHNLDSEDSTMTPALLSNYSFRDTPLLGGSGVDNLISELSYMHNFEQVGASSSVPVTTSSFDGSRLHDTSGHHLTTSVPGIGSSLLGTHTAEAEAPAISLSVGAEQTTSLLGGGTELPCTVKLRIWRHNMKNPFIALGPEACLLTIPHAVLCSEMGTHFSPCGRFFVACVACVLPQRDGDHGTQLHEHYDSAGAGTSPTRHTLPSRQIIYELRVYSLEDATFGTVLASRAIKAAHCLTSIQFSPTSEHILLAYGRQHSSLLRTIFISGETRVPMYTVLEVYRVSDMELVRVLPSAGEEVNAACFHPSPGSGLVYGTKQGKVRFLQHHGAVSTRWGECS, from the exons ATGGCAGAATGTCAGATACAAGACTGGAAGCACCAGCACCCTTCAGCTCCAGACTCAGTTAGTAGACATGAAGCATCGATACCAAGAACAAGGCAAAG AAACATTTTTGGTCTATTAGCTCAGCGGGAGCTCTCACCTCGAACAAAAAACCAAGCGAAAAATCTTTGGACCAAACCTCCAAGACGTGATGCTTGTCCTGTTGAATTAAAATTTTGGGGCACTGATGCTCGGCATGATCTCCTTTCTTG GGCTGAATCAGAGTTCTTGCGTTGGTGGATTCCCAAATATTGCCCTCTTCTGCCTTCTTCGAAGGCAACTATCGCAGCTGCATTTAGTCCAGATGGGAGAGTACTTGCATCCACACA CGGTGACCATACTGTCAAAATAATTGATTGCCAAACTGGGAAATGCTTGAATGTACTGTTTGGACATCAGCGCACTCCATGGGTG GTTAGATTCCATCCTCAGCGTTCAGATATTCTTGCTAGTGGAAGTTTGGATTGTGAAGTTCGTCTCTGGGATGCTAAAACATCTCGCTGCACTGCAGTACTAGCCTTCT ATAGGCCAATTGCATCAATTGCATTTCATGCAACAGGGGAGCTTCTGGCAGTTGCATCAGGTCACAAA TTGTTTATATGGGACTGTAATAACCGACGTGAAACTTTGGAACCTCCAATCATACTAAAAACCCGTCGTTCACTGAGAGCTGTGCAGTTTCACCCCCATGGCGCGCCATATCTACTTACAGCAGAG GTTCACAACCTTGATTCTGAAGATTCAACGATGACCCCTGCACTTCTGAGCAATTATTCCTTCAGAGACACACCTCTCCTTGGTGGTTCTGGGGTAGATAACTTGATTAGTGAACTATCGTACATGCATAATTTTGAGCAGGTTGGTGCTTCATCATCAGTTCCAGTCACTACTAGCAGTTTCGATGGGTCAAGGCTACATGATACCTCAGGCCATCATCTGACGACCTCTGTACCTGGTATTGGGAGTTCCCTTCTGGGTACTCATACTGCTGAAGCTGAAGCTCCTGCTATCTCATTAAGTGTTGGGGCAGAACAAACTACATCTCTGCTTGGTGGTGGCACCGAATTACCTTGTACGGTGAAGCTAAGAATATGGCGTCACAACATGAAGAATCCATTTATCGCATTAGGGCCTGAGGCATGCCTGTTGACAATTCCTCATGCTGTACTTTGCAG CGAAATGGGTACCCATTTTTCCCCTTGTGGGCGATTTTTTGTTGCTTGTGTTGCATGTGTGCTGCCACAGAGAGATGGTGACCATGGAACTCAATTGCATGAACATTATGATTCTGCTGGGGCTGGAACATCACCAACTCGCCACACCCTTCCGTCTCGTCAAATTATATATGAGCTTCGGGTTTATTCTCTTGAAGACGCAAC ATTTGGAACAGTTCTTGCATCTAGAGCAATAAAGGCTGCTCACTGCTTAACTTCCATCCAG TTTTCACCCACATCAGAACACATACTATTGGCATATGGTCGGCAACATAGTTCACTGTTGAGGACCATTTTCATCAGTGGGGAGACCAGAGTTCCTATGTACACAGTCTTGGAG GTGTATCGAGTTTCAGACATGGAGCTTGTAAGAGTTCTTCCTAGTGCTGGAGAAGAAGTCAATGCTGCATGTTTTCATCCTTCCCCTGGATCAGGTCTTGTTTATGGGACTAAG CAAGGAAAGGTTAggtttcttcagcatcatgGTGCAGTATCCACTCGCTGGGGAGAATGTTCATGA
- the LOC8064654 gene encoding uncharacterized protein LOC8064654 isoform X2, with product MKHRYQEQGKAQRELSPRTKNQAKNLWTKPPRRDACPVELKFWGTDARHDLLSWAESEFLRWWIPKYCPLLPSSKATIAAAFSPDGRVLASTHGDHTVKIIDCQTGKCLNVLFGHQRTPWVVRFHPQRSDILASGSLDCEVRLWDAKTSRCTAVLAFYRPIASIAFHATGELLAVASGHKLFIWDCNNRRETLEPPIILKTRRSLRAVQFHPHGAPYLLTAEVHNLDSEDSTMTPALLSNYSFRDTPLLGGSGVDNLISELSYMHNFEQVGASSSVPVTTSSFDGSRLHDTSGHHLTTSVPGIGSSLLGTHTAEAEAPAISLSVGAEQTTSLLGGGTELPCTVKLRIWRHNMKNPFIALGPEACLLTIPHAVLCSEMGTHFSPCGRFFVACVACVLPQRDGDHGTQLHEHYDSAGAGTSPTRHTLPSRQIIYELRVYSLEDATFGTVLASRAIKAAHCLTSIQFSPTSEHILLAYGRQHSSLLRTIFISGETRVPMYTVLEVYRVSDMELVRVLPSAGEEVNAACFHPSPGSGLVYGTKQGKVRFLQHHGAVSTRWGECS from the exons ATGAAGCATCGATACCAAGAACAAGGCAAAG CTCAGCGGGAGCTCTCACCTCGAACAAAAAACCAAGCGAAAAATCTTTGGACCAAACCTCCAAGACGTGATGCTTGTCCTGTTGAATTAAAATTTTGGGGCACTGATGCTCGGCATGATCTCCTTTCTTG GGCTGAATCAGAGTTCTTGCGTTGGTGGATTCCCAAATATTGCCCTCTTCTGCCTTCTTCGAAGGCAACTATCGCAGCTGCATTTAGTCCAGATGGGAGAGTACTTGCATCCACACA CGGTGACCATACTGTCAAAATAATTGATTGCCAAACTGGGAAATGCTTGAATGTACTGTTTGGACATCAGCGCACTCCATGGGTG GTTAGATTCCATCCTCAGCGTTCAGATATTCTTGCTAGTGGAAGTTTGGATTGTGAAGTTCGTCTCTGGGATGCTAAAACATCTCGCTGCACTGCAGTACTAGCCTTCT ATAGGCCAATTGCATCAATTGCATTTCATGCAACAGGGGAGCTTCTGGCAGTTGCATCAGGTCACAAA TTGTTTATATGGGACTGTAATAACCGACGTGAAACTTTGGAACCTCCAATCATACTAAAAACCCGTCGTTCACTGAGAGCTGTGCAGTTTCACCCCCATGGCGCGCCATATCTACTTACAGCAGAG GTTCACAACCTTGATTCTGAAGATTCAACGATGACCCCTGCACTTCTGAGCAATTATTCCTTCAGAGACACACCTCTCCTTGGTGGTTCTGGGGTAGATAACTTGATTAGTGAACTATCGTACATGCATAATTTTGAGCAGGTTGGTGCTTCATCATCAGTTCCAGTCACTACTAGCAGTTTCGATGGGTCAAGGCTACATGATACCTCAGGCCATCATCTGACGACCTCTGTACCTGGTATTGGGAGTTCCCTTCTGGGTACTCATACTGCTGAAGCTGAAGCTCCTGCTATCTCATTAAGTGTTGGGGCAGAACAAACTACATCTCTGCTTGGTGGTGGCACCGAATTACCTTGTACGGTGAAGCTAAGAATATGGCGTCACAACATGAAGAATCCATTTATCGCATTAGGGCCTGAGGCATGCCTGTTGACAATTCCTCATGCTGTACTTTGCAG CGAAATGGGTACCCATTTTTCCCCTTGTGGGCGATTTTTTGTTGCTTGTGTTGCATGTGTGCTGCCACAGAGAGATGGTGACCATGGAACTCAATTGCATGAACATTATGATTCTGCTGGGGCTGGAACATCACCAACTCGCCACACCCTTCCGTCTCGTCAAATTATATATGAGCTTCGGGTTTATTCTCTTGAAGACGCAAC ATTTGGAACAGTTCTTGCATCTAGAGCAATAAAGGCTGCTCACTGCTTAACTTCCATCCAG TTTTCACCCACATCAGAACACATACTATTGGCATATGGTCGGCAACATAGTTCACTGTTGAGGACCATTTTCATCAGTGGGGAGACCAGAGTTCCTATGTACACAGTCTTGGAG GTGTATCGAGTTTCAGACATGGAGCTTGTAAGAGTTCTTCCTAGTGCTGGAGAAGAAGTCAATGCTGCATGTTTTCATCCTTCCCCTGGATCAGGTCTTGTTTATGGGACTAAG CAAGGAAAGGTTAggtttcttcagcatcatgGTGCAGTATCCACTCGCTGGGGAGAATGTTCATGA
- the LOC8064655 gene encoding ferrochelatase-1, chloroplastic has product MGARGPPGLWVVADSSFRAATFDRPCILFLLRLLHTTTNPNQPKAESKQQTTRLERKKARRRQRSTPTPTPSRHSPTTQESAGQRAGTSRSPSTLRRPLFLPLRRSPAAGRIMERGVLGSRGAGAVRILGMETGAATSCGKTTSISFTGSTKHEQNLHENVKPSQFATNGSSRLVYRSSVLKNQWNLSASSSSANVVTTFDDDKDVSSSVVEEKIGVLLLNLGGPETLDDVQPFLFNLFADPDIIRLPRLFRFLQRPLAKLISTFRAPKSKEGYASIGGGSPLRKITDEQANALKAALKKKNLNANIYVGMRYWYPFTEEAIDQIKKDKISKLVVLPLYPQYSISTSGSSIRVLQNIVKEDSYFSGLPISIIESWYQRDGYVKSMADLIEKELSAFSNPEEVMIFFSAHGVPLTYVEDAGDPYRDQMEDCISLIMGELRSRGILNGHTLAYQSRVGPVQWLKPYTDEVLVELGKNGVKSLLAVPVSFVSEHIETLEEIDMEYKELALESGIENWGRVPALGCTSTFISDLADAVVEALPSASALATRKPEDTDSNMDLMHYLTKMFFGSILAFMLLLSPRLVSAFRNTML; this is encoded by the exons ATGGGGGCTCGCGGGCCTCCCGGCCTCTGGGTAGTTGCGGATTCGTCATTTCGGGCTGCCACGTTTGACCGTCCCTGCATTTTGTTTCTTCTTCGTCTTCTTCACACCACGACGAACCCAAACCAACCGAAAGCGGAAAGCAAACAGCAGACGACTCGACTCGAGAGGAAGAAGGCGCGAAGAAGACAGAGATCCACGCCCACGCCAACGCCATCACGCCACTCCCCGACTACTCAGGAGTCAGCAGGACAGCGAGCAGGCACAAGCAGATCTCCCTCCACGCTGCGCCGACCGCTCTTTCTTCCTCTCCGCCGCTCCCCCG CTGCAGGAAGGATCATGGAGCGCGGGGTTCTGGGCTCCAGGGGCGCCGGCGCCGTCCGAATCTTGGGGATGGAGACCGGGGCCGCGAC GTCATGTGGCAAAACAACCTCTATAAGTTTTACTGGTTCTACCAAACATGAGCAGAACTTGCATGAGAATGTTAAGCCGTCGCAATTTGCAACAAATGGATCCTCTCGTCTGGTTTACAGAAGTTCAGTACTTAAAAATCAGTGGAATCTTTCTGCTAGTTCTTCCTCTGCGAATGTGGTTACCACTTTTGATGATGACAAAGATGTATCTTCCAGTGTTGTTGAAGAAAAAATTGGAGTACTGTTATTAAATCTTGGTGGTCCAGAGACCCTCGACGATGTTCAACCGTTCTTGTTCAACCTATTTGCTGATCCA GATATCATTCGACTGCCTAGGCTATTCAGGTTTCTCCAAAGACCACTGGCCAAACTTATTTCTACTTTTAGAGCTCCTAAGAGTAAAGAAGGGTATGCTTCAATCGGTGGTGGGTCACCATTGAGGAAAATTACTGATGAGCAG GCAAATGCTTTGAAGGCTGCTCTGAAAAAGAAAAATTTGAATGCAAATATATATGTTGGGATGCGGTATTGGTATCCTTTCACAGAAGAAGCCATTGATCAG ATTAAGAAGGATAAGATTTCGAAGCTCGTTGTTCTTCCACTCTACCCTCAGTACTCCATATCAACAAGTGGGTCAAGCATTCGTGTTCTCCAAAACATTGTCAA GGAAGATTCATATTTTTCTGGCTTGCCAATTTCCATTATCGAATCATGGTACCAACGTGATGGCTATGTGAAATCAATGGCTGACCTAATTGAAAAAGAGCTATCTGCCTTTTCCAATCCTGAAGAG GTTATGATATTCTTCAGTGCACATGGTGTGCCACTTACCTATGTTGAGGATGCTGGAGATCCTTACAGAGATCAGATGGAGGATTGTATTTCTTTGATAATGGGGGAGCTGAGATCCAGAGGAATCTTAAATGGTCACACTTTGGCGTATCAG AGTCGGGTGGGGCCAGTTCAATGGCTGAAGCCATATACTGATGAAGTTTTAGTAGAACTTGGTAAAAACGGTGTGAAGAGCCTCCTGGCTGTTCCAGTAAG CTTTGTGAGTGAGCACATTGAGACATTGGAAGAAATCGACATGGAGTACAAGGAGTTGGCTCTAGAATCAGGCATTGAGAACTGGGGTCGGGTTCCTGCTCTTGGATGCACTTCAACGTTCATCTCCGACCTTGCAGATGCTGTTGTCGAAGCCCtgccctctgcttcagcacttGCAACCAGAAAGCCTGAAGACACTGATTCCAACATGGACCTGATGCATTACCTGACCAAGATGTTCTTTGGCTCGATCTTGGCATTTATGCTGCTGTTATCACCAAGGCTAGTTTCTGCTTTCCGAAACACCATGCTTTAG